A genomic stretch from Patagioenas fasciata isolate bPatFas1 chromosome 10, bPatFas1.hap1, whole genome shotgun sequence includes:
- the DUSP7 gene encoding dual specificity protein phosphatase 7, with amino-acid sequence MKTQVWGSSPRAPMAAAMPCKSAEWLQEELESGGGRSLLLLDCRPHELFESSHIETAINLAIPGLMLRRLKKGNLPIRSIIPNHEDKERFVKRCKADTVLLYDEATADWQDGGAATSVLGLLLQKLRDDGCKAYYLKGGFNKFQTEYSEHCETNLDSSSPSNSPPASVLGLGGLRISSDCSDGESDREPSSATESDGSPIPNNQPAFPVQILPYLYLGCAKDSTNLDVLGKYGIKYILNVTPNLPNMFEHDGEFKYKQIPISDHWSQNLSQFFPEAIAFIDEARSKKCGILVHCLAGISRSVTVTVAYLMQKLNLSLNDAYDFVKRKKSNISPNFNFMGQLLDFERTLGLNSPCDNRSPSEQLYFTTPTNHNLFQLNTLEST; translated from the exons ATGAAAACGCAGGTCTGGGGGAGCTCCCCGCGGGCGCCCATGGCTGCGGCGATGCCGTGCAAGAGCGCGGagtggctgcaggaggagctggagtcgGGCGGCGGCCGCTCGCTGCTGCTGCTCGACTGCCGCCCCCACGAGCTGTTCGAGAGCTCGCACATCGAGACGGCCATCAACCTGGCCATCCCCGGGCTCATGCTCCGCCGCCTCAAGAAGGGCAATCTGCCCATTCGCTCCATCATCCCCAACCACGAGGACAAGGAGCGCTTCGTCAAGCGCTGCAAGGCCGACACCGTGCTGCTCTACGACGAGGCCACTGCAGACTGGCAGGACGGCGGCGCCGCCACCTCCGTCCTGGGGCTCCTGCTGCAGAAGCTGCGCGACGACGGCTGCAAAGCCTATTACCTAAAAG gTGGATTTAACAAGTTTCAGACTGAATATTCGGAGCACTGCGAAACGAACCTTGACAGCTCCTCGCCCAGCAACTCTCCCCCGGCGTCGGTCCTTGGCCTGGGAGGGCTGCGGATAAGCTCTGACTGCTCGGATGGCGAATCTGacagggaacccagcagtgccacggAGTCGGATGGCAGCCCCATCCCGAACAATCAGCCTGCCTTTCCAGTCCAGATCCTACCTTACCTGTACCTGGGCTGTGCCAAAGATTCAACCAACTTGGATGTCCTGGGCAAATATGGCATTAAATACATCCTGAATGTGACTCCCAACCTGCCAAACATGTTTGAGCACGATGGAGAGTTCAAGTACAAGCAGATCCCCATCTCAGATCACTGGAGCCAGAACCTCTCGCAGTTCTTTCCCGAGGCCATTGCTTTCATTG ATGAGGCCCGTTCCAAGAAGTGTGGGATCCTTGTTCACTGCCTCGCTGGCATCAGCCGCTCTGTAACAGTCACCGTCGCCTACTTGATGCAAAAACTCAACTTGTCCCTGAATGATGCCTATGActttgtgaaaaggaaaaaatccaaCATTTCCCCAAACTTTAACTTCATGGGTCAACTCCTGGACTTTGAGAGGACTCTGGGACTCAACAGCCC